In Macrobrachium nipponense isolate FS-2020 chromosome 36, ASM1510439v2, whole genome shotgun sequence, a genomic segment contains:
- the LOC135203638 gene encoding ADP-ribosylation factor-like protein 5B isoform X1: MGILIAKLWSLFGNEEHKIVMVGLDNAGKTTILYQLLMNEVVHTSPTIGSNVEEVVWKNLHFIMWDLGGQESLRSAWNTYYTNTEFVIVVIDSTDRERLSITREELYKMLAHEELSRAAVLIYANKQDIKGSMTAAEISRLLNLTSIKKHKWQIQGCCALTGEGLYQGLEWIGSTLKSK, encoded by the exons AGCACAAGATCGTCATGGTAGGTCTGGACAATGCAGGCAAAACAACGATACTGTACCAGCTGCTGATGAACGAAGTTGTGCACACTTCGCCAACCATAGGCAGCAACGTTGAGGAGGTGGTTTGGAAGAACCTCCACTTCATCATGTGGGACTTGGGGGGCCAGGAATCCCTCCGCTCTGCATGGAATACCTACTATACTAACACAGAG TTTGTTATTGTGGTCATAGACTCGACAGACCGCGAAAGGCTGAGCATCACTCGAGAAGAGCTCTACAAAATGCTGGCGCACGAAGAATTGTCTCGGGCAGCTGTTCTTATATATGCTAACAAGCAGGACATCAAAGGATCGATGACGGCTGCAGAAATATCCCGTCTGCTTAACCTGACGTCCATTAAAAAACACAAATGGCAAATTCAGGGTTGCTGTGCTCTAACAGGAGAAGG ATTGTATCAGGGACTTGAATGGATTGGCAGTACATtgaaaagtaaatga
- the LOC135203638 gene encoding ADP-ribosylation factor-like protein 5A isoform X2 codes for MVGLDNAGKTTILYQLLMNEVVHTSPTIGSNVEEVVWKNLHFIMWDLGGQESLRSAWNTYYTNTEFVIVVIDSTDRERLSITREELYKMLAHEELSRAAVLIYANKQDIKGSMTAAEISRLLNLTSIKKHKWQIQGCCALTGEGLYQGLEWIGSTLKSK; via the exons ATGGTAGGTCTGGACAATGCAGGCAAAACAACGATACTGTACCAGCTGCTGATGAACGAAGTTGTGCACACTTCGCCAACCATAGGCAGCAACGTTGAGGAGGTGGTTTGGAAGAACCTCCACTTCATCATGTGGGACTTGGGGGGCCAGGAATCCCTCCGCTCTGCATGGAATACCTACTATACTAACACAGAG TTTGTTATTGTGGTCATAGACTCGACAGACCGCGAAAGGCTGAGCATCACTCGAGAAGAGCTCTACAAAATGCTGGCGCACGAAGAATTGTCTCGGGCAGCTGTTCTTATATATGCTAACAAGCAGGACATCAAAGGATCGATGACGGCTGCAGAAATATCCCGTCTGCTTAACCTGACGTCCATTAAAAAACACAAATGGCAAATTCAGGGTTGCTGTGCTCTAACAGGAGAAGG ATTGTATCAGGGACTTGAATGGATTGGCAGTACATtgaaaagtaaatga